A genomic region of Eucalyptus grandis isolate ANBG69807.140 chromosome 5, ASM1654582v1, whole genome shotgun sequence contains the following coding sequences:
- the LOC104447539 gene encoding acyl-CoA--sterol O-acyltransferase 1: METELQNLIFVWISVIAALTYCRYISVLVPVGLKRLFFFLPVILLFLLLPLRLTSLTLAGLTSFFVAWLSNFKLLLLAYGKGPLVPPPSSAPLSLLLFIAIASLPIKISPATERAASKHGSGGGLMSPANYVMKCLLSVSLFPLYQRSDYVHEKVMMLAYLVHVYIVLEVALAVVGTAAARLIGVAVEPQFNEPYLATSLQDFWGRRWNLMVTSILRPSVYEPIRSASGHLVGRQWARLPAVLTTFAVSALMHELIFYYIGRKEPTWVVMWFFLLHGVAVAAEITVKKALRGTRWQLPAEVSRLLTMGFVVATGFWLFLPSLLRYDTLAKSERETIAIIEFVKSLWSFLSGRSSLCTD; this comes from the coding sequence ATGGAGACCGAGCTCCAAAACCTCATCTTCGTCTGGATCTCTGTCATCGCAGCCCTCACCTACTGTCGCTACATCTCCGTCCTTGTCCCCGTCGGACTGAAGaggctcttcttcttcctcccggtgatcctcctcttcctcctcctcccactCCGCCTCACCAGCCTCACCCTCGCCGGTCTCACCTCCTTCTTCGTCGCCTGGCTCTCCAACttcaagctcctcctcctcgcttaTGGCAAAGGCCCTTTAGTGCCGCCACCGTCATcagcacctctctctctcctgctctTCATCGCCATTGCATCGCTTCCGATCAAGATCAGCCCTGCCACAGAAAGAGCAGCTTCCAAGCATGGCAGTGGCGGGGGGTTGATGTCGCCGGCGAACTACGTCATGAAATGTCTATTGTCGGTTTCGCTCTTTCCGCTCTACCAGCGAAGTGACTATGTGCATGAGAAGGTCATGATGTTGGCGTACTTAGTCCACGTGTATATCGTGCTCGAGGTGGCTCTGGCGGTGGTTGGTACAGCGGCTGCCCGGCTCATCGGCGTGGCAGTGGAGCCGCAGTTCAACGAGCCGTACCTTGCCACATCACTACAGGACTTTTGGGGCCGGCGATGGAACCTCATGGTGACGAGCATCCTGCGGCCGAGCGTGTATGAACCCATCCGGTCAGCCTCGGGCCACCTCGTGGGAAGGCAGTGGGCTCGTCTGCCCGCCGTGCTCACCACGTTCGCAGTGTCCGCTCTCATGCACGAGCTGATCTTCTACTATATCGGGAGGAAGGAGCCCACATGGGTGGTCATGTGGTTCTTCCTCCTCCATGGGGTCGCCGTGGCCGCAGAGATCACGGTGAAGAAGGCGTTACGTGGCACGAGGTGGCAGCTGCCGGCAGAGGTATCAAGGCTGTTGACAATGGGGTTCGTGGTGGCGACAGGCTTCTGGTTGTTTCTGCCGTCCTTACTGCGGTACGACACATTGGCGAAGTCGGAGAGGGAGACCATTGCTATTATTGAGTTTGTGAAAAGTCTCTGGAGCTTCTTGAGTGGTCGCTCCTCATTGTGCACAGATTAG